The following coding sequences lie in one Meles meles chromosome X, mMelMel3.1 paternal haplotype, whole genome shotgun sequence genomic window:
- the L1CAM gene encoding neural cell adhesion molecule L1 isoform X4 — protein sequence MAVSLRYLWPLLLFSPCLLIQIPDELMEPPVITEQSPRRLVVFPTDDISLKCEASGKPEVQFRWTRDGVHFKPKEEVGVTVHQAPHSGSFTITGNNSNFAQRFQGTYRCFASNKLGTAMSHEIQLMAEGAPKWPKETVKPVEVEEGESVVLPCHPPPSAEPLRIYWMNSKILHIKQDERVTMGQNGNLYFANVLTSDNHSDYICHAHFPGTRTIIQKEPIDLRVKATNSMIDRKPRLLFPTNSSSHLVALQGQPLVLECIAEGFPTPTIKWLRPSGPMPADRVAYQNHNKTLQLLNVAEEDDGEYRCLAENSLGSDRHTYYVTVEAAPYWLHKPQSHLYGPGETARLDCQVQGRPQPEVTWRINGIPVEELAKDQKYRIQRGALILSHVQPSDTMVTQCEARNRHGLLLANAHIHVVQLPAKILTPDNETYMAVEGGTAHLLCKAFGAPVPSVQWLDTEGKTVLRDERFFPYTNGTLGIRDLQANDTGHYFCQAANDQNNVTIVANLQVKDATQITQGPQSAIEKKGSKVTFTCQASFDPSLQHSITWRGDGRNLQESGDSDKYFIEEGRLVIHSLDYSDQGNYSCVAGTELDMVESRAQLLVVGSPGPVPQLELSDRHLLEQSQVRLSWRPAEDHNAPIEKYDIEFEDKEMAPQEWYSLGKVPGNQTSTTLKLSPYVRYSFRVTAINKYGPGEPSPASETVVTPEAAPEKNPVDVKGEGNETSNMVITWKPLRWMDWNAPQVQYRVQWRPQGTRGAWQEQIVSDPLLVVSNTSTFVPYEIKVQAVNSQGKGPEPQITIGYSGEDYPQASPELEGVKILNSSAVLVRWWPVDPAQVKGHLRGYNVTYWWEGSQRKHSRRHGHSSHVVVPANTTSAVLGGLRPYSSYRLELQAFNGRGLGPASELAFKTPEGVPGHPEALHLECQSDTSLLLHWQPPLSHNGVLTGYVLSYRPLDDGDKEQLSFDLPDPELRMHNLTNLSPHLRYRFRLQATTKEGPGEAIVREGGTMALSGTPDFGNISAMAGENYSVVSWVPKEGQCNFGFQIWFKALGDEKTSPHLPPQYVSYNQSSYTQWDLQPDTDYEIHLLKERVLLKMAVKTNGTGRVRLPPAGFATEGWFIGFISAIILLLLVLLILCFIKRSKGGKYSVKDKEDTQVDSEARPMKDETFGEYSDNEEKAFGSSQPSLNGDIKPLGSDDSLADYGGSVDVQFNEDGSFIGQYSGKKEKEATGGNDSSGAASPINPAGALE from the exons ATGGCCGTGTCGCTGCGGTACTTGTGGCCTCTGCTTCTGTTCAGCCCCTGCCTGCTCATCCAGATTCCCGACGAAT TGATGGAACCACCTGTCATCACGGAACAGTCTCCACGGCGCCTGGTTGTCTTCCCTACAGATGACATCAGCCTCAAGTGTGAGGCCAGTGGCAAACCTGAAGTGCA GTTCCGCTGGACTCGGGACGGCGTCCACTTCAAACCCAAGGAGGAAGTGGGTGTGACCGTGCACCAGGCACCACACTCTGGCTCCTTCACCATCACGGGCAACAACAGCAACTTTGCCCAGAGGTTCCAGGGCACCTACCGCTGCTTTGCCAGCAATAAACTGGGCACGGCCATGTCCCATGAGATCCAGCTCATGGCCGAGG GTGCCCCCAAGTGGCCGAAAGAGACGGTGAAGCCCGtagaggtggaggagggggagtCGGTGGTCCTGCCTTGCCACCCTCCGCCCAGCGCCGAGCCGCTCCGGATCTACTGGATGAACAGCA AGATCTTGCACATCAAGCAGGATGAGCGGGTGACAATGGGCCAGAACGGCAATCTCTACTTCGCCAACGTCCTCACCTCGGACAACCACTCAGACTACATCTGCCACGCCCACTTCCCTGGCACCCGGACTATCATCCAGAAGGAACCCATTGACCTCCGGGTCAAGGCCA cCAACAGCATGATCGACAGGAAGCCGCGCCTGCTCTTCCCCACCAACTCCAGCAGCCACCTGGTGGCCCTGCAGGGGCAGCCGCTGGTCCTGGAGTGCATCGCCGAGGGCTT CCCTACGCCCACCATCAAGTGGCTGCGCCCCAGTGGCCCCATGCCGGCAGACCGAGTCGCCTACCAGAACCACAACAAGACGCTGCAGCTGCTGAACGTGGCGGAGGAGGACGACGGCGAGTACCGGTGCCTGGCTGAGAACTCGCTGGGCAGCGACCGGCACACCTACTACGTCACTGTGGAGG ctGCCCCCTACTGGCTGCACAAGCCCCAGAGTCATCTGTACGGGCCTGGAGAGACTGCCCGCCTGGACTGCCAAGTGCAGGGGAGGCCCCAGCCCGAGGTCACCTGGAGAATCAACGGCATTCCTGTGGAGG AGCTGGCTAAGGACCAGAAGTACCGGATCCAGCGTGGGGCCTTGATCCTGAGCCACGTGCAGCCCAGCGACACGATGGTGACGCAGTGCGAGGCCCGCAACCGGCACGGGCTCCTGCTGGCCAACGCCCACATCCATGTCGTTC AGCTTCCTGCCAAGATCCTGACCCCAGACAACGAGACCTACATGGCAGTTGAGGGCGGCACCGCCCATCTTCTGTGCAAGGCCTTTGGAGCCCCTGTGCCCAGCGTCCAGTG GCTGGACACGGAAGGGAAGACCGTGCTGCGGGACGAACGTTTCTTCCCCTACACCAATGGGACCCTGGGCATCCGGGACCTCCAGGCCAACGACACTGGCCACTACTTCTGCCAGGCTGCCAATGACCAGAACAATGTGACCATTGTGGCTAACCTACAGGTCAAAG ATGCCACTCAGATCACGCAGGGGCCGCAGAGTGCGATCGAAAAGAAAGGCTCGAAAGTGACTTTCACGTGCCAGGCCTCCTTTGACCCCTCCTTGCAGCACAGCATCACTTGGCGAGGGGACGGTCGAAACCTTCAGGAGTCTGGGGACAGTGACAA GTACTTCATAGAGGAGGGGCGTCTGGTCATCCACAGCCTGGACTACAGTGACCAGGGCAACTACAGCTGCGTGGCCGGCACCGAACTGGACATGGTGGAGAGCCGGGCCCAGCTCCTGGTGGTGG GGAGCCCCGGGCCGGTACCCCAGCTGGAGCTATCCGACCGCCACCTGCTGGAGCAGAGCCAGGTGCGCCTATCTTGGAGACCCGCCGAGGACCATAACGCCCCCATCGAGA AGTATGACATTGAATTTGAGGACAAGGAGATGGCGCCTCAGGAATGGTACAGTCTGGGCAAGGTGCCCGGGAACCAGACCTCCACTACTCTCAAGCTCTCGCCCTACGTGCGCTACTCCTTCCGAGTTACCGCCATCAACAAGTACGGGCCTGGAGAGCCCAGCCCGGCCTCCGAGACCGTGGTCACACCTGAGGCAG CCCCGGAGAAGAACCCTGTGGACGTGAAGGGGGAAGGGAACGAGACCAGCAACATGGTCATCACTTGGAAG CCCCTTAGATGGATGGACTGGAATGCCCCCCAGGTTCAGTACCGTGTCCAGTGGCGCCCTCAGGGGACACGGGGTGCCTGGCAGGAACAGATCGTGAGCGACCCCTTGCTGGTTGTGTCCAACACGTCCACCTTTGTGCCTTATGAGATCAAAGTCCAGGCTGTCAACAGCCAGGGCAAGGGCCCTGAGCCACAGATTACCATCGGCTACTCGGGGGAAGACT ACCCCCAGGCAAGCCCTGAGCTGGAAGGCGTCAAGATCCTCAACTCTAGCGCCGTGCTGGTCAGGTGGTGGCCGGTGGACCCCGCCCAGGTCAAGGGCCACCTCCGAGGATACAAT GTGACGTACTGGTGGGAAGGCAGTCAGAGGAAGCACAGCAGGAGGCATGGGCACAGCAGCCACGTGGTGGTGCCCGCCAACACCACCAGCGCCGTTCTGGGAGGCCTGCGGCCCTACAGCTCCTACCGCCTGGAGCTGCAGGCCTTCAACGGCCGGGGACTGGGGCCCGCCAGCGAGCTGGCCTTCAAGACGCCTGAGGGAG TGCCGGGCCACCCCGAGGCGCTGCATCTGGAGTGCCAGTCGGACACCAGCCTGCTGCTGCACTGGCAGCCGCCGCTCAGCCACAACGGCGTGCTCACCGGCTACGTGCTCTCCTACCGCCCTC TGGACGACGGGGACAAGGAGCAGCTGTCCTTTGACCTTCCGGACCCCGAGCTGCGGATGCACAACCTGACCAACCTCAGCCCGCACCTGCGGTACCGCTTCCGGCTGCAAGCCACCACCAaggagggccccggggaggccatcGTGCGGGAGGGAGGCACCATGGCCTTATCCG GGACCCCGGATTTCGGCAACATCTCGGCCATGGCCGGCGAGAATTACAGCGTGGTCTCCTGGGTCCCCAAGGAGGGCCAGTGCAACTTTGGGTTCCAGATCTGGTTCAAAGCCCTGGGGG ACGAGAAGACGAGCCCCCATCTGCCCCCGCAGTATGTCAGCTACAACCAGAGCTCCTACACACAGTGGGATCTGCAGCCCGACACCGACTACGAGATCCACCTGCTCAAGGAGAGGGTGCTCCTTAAGATGGCCGTGAAGACCAATGGCACCG gccGTGTGAGGCTCCCTCCCGCCGGCTTCGCCACTGAGGGCTGGTTCATCGGCTTCATCAGCGCCATCATCCTCCTGCTTCTTGTCTTGCTCATCCTCTGCTTTATCAAGCGCAGCAAAGGTGGCAAGTACTCTG TGAAGGACAAGGAGGACACCCAGGTGGACTCCGAGGCCCGGCCAATGAAGGACGAGACCTTCGGCGAGTATAG
- the L1CAM gene encoding neural cell adhesion molecule L1 isoform X3, with protein sequence MAVSLRYLWPLLLFSPCLLIQIPDELMEPPVITEQSPRRLVVFPTDDISLKCEASGKPEVQFRWTRDGVHFKPKEEVGVTVHQAPHSGSFTITGNNSNFAQRFQGTYRCFASNKLGTAMSHEIQLMAEGAPKWPKETVKPVEVEEGESVVLPCHPPPSAEPLRIYWMNSKILHIKQDERVTMGQNGNLYFANVLTSDNHSDYICHAHFPGTRTIIQKEPIDLRVKATNSMIDRKPRLLFPTNSSSHLVALQGQPLVLECIAEGFPTPTIKWLRPSGPMPADRVAYQNHNKTLQLLNVAEEDDGEYRCLAENSLGSDRHTYYVTVEAAPYWLHKPQSHLYGPGETARLDCQVQGRPQPEVTWRINGIPVEELAKDQKYRIQRGALILSHVQPSDTMVTQCEARNRHGLLLANAHIHVVQLPAKILTPDNETYMAVEGGTAHLLCKAFGAPVPSVQWLDTEGKTVLRDERFFPYTNGTLGIRDLQANDTGHYFCQAANDQNNVTIVANLQVKDATQITQGPQSAIEKKGSKVTFTCQASFDPSLQHSITWRGDGRNLQESGDSDKYFIEEGRLVIHSLDYSDQGNYSCVAGTELDMVESRAQLLVVGSPGPVPQLELSDRHLLEQSQVRLSWRPAEDHNAPIEKYDIEFEDKEMAPQEWYSLGKVPGNQTSTTLKLSPYVRYSFRVTAINKYGPGEPSPASETVVTPEAAPEKNPVDVKGEGNETSNMVITWKPLRWMDWNAPQVQYRVQWRPQGTRGAWQEQIVSDPLLVVSNTSTFVPYEIKVQAVNSQGKGPEPQITIGYSGEDYPQASPELEGVKILNSSAVLVRWWPVDPAQVKGHLRGYNVTYWWEGSQRKHSRRHGHSSHVVVPANTTSAVLGGLRPYSSYRLELQAFNGRGLGPASELAFKTPEGVPGHPEALHLECQSDTSLLLHWQPPLSHNGVLTGYVLSYRPLDDGDKEQLSFDLPDPELRMHNLTNLSPHLRYRFRLQATTKEGPGEAIVREGGTMALSGTPDFGNISAMAGENYSVVSWVPKEGQCNFGFQIWFKALGDEKTSPHLPPQYVSYNQSSYTQWDLQPDTDYEIHLLKERVLLKMAVKTNGTGRVRLPPAGFATEGWFIGFISAIILLLLVLLILCFIKRSKGGKYSVKDKEDTQVDSEARPMKDETFGEYRSLESDNEEKAFGSSQPSLNGDIKPLGSDDSLADYGGSVDVQFNEDGSFIGQYSGKKEKEATGGNDSSGAASPINPAGALE encoded by the exons ATGGCCGTGTCGCTGCGGTACTTGTGGCCTCTGCTTCTGTTCAGCCCCTGCCTGCTCATCCAGATTCCCGACGAAT TGATGGAACCACCTGTCATCACGGAACAGTCTCCACGGCGCCTGGTTGTCTTCCCTACAGATGACATCAGCCTCAAGTGTGAGGCCAGTGGCAAACCTGAAGTGCA GTTCCGCTGGACTCGGGACGGCGTCCACTTCAAACCCAAGGAGGAAGTGGGTGTGACCGTGCACCAGGCACCACACTCTGGCTCCTTCACCATCACGGGCAACAACAGCAACTTTGCCCAGAGGTTCCAGGGCACCTACCGCTGCTTTGCCAGCAATAAACTGGGCACGGCCATGTCCCATGAGATCCAGCTCATGGCCGAGG GTGCCCCCAAGTGGCCGAAAGAGACGGTGAAGCCCGtagaggtggaggagggggagtCGGTGGTCCTGCCTTGCCACCCTCCGCCCAGCGCCGAGCCGCTCCGGATCTACTGGATGAACAGCA AGATCTTGCACATCAAGCAGGATGAGCGGGTGACAATGGGCCAGAACGGCAATCTCTACTTCGCCAACGTCCTCACCTCGGACAACCACTCAGACTACATCTGCCACGCCCACTTCCCTGGCACCCGGACTATCATCCAGAAGGAACCCATTGACCTCCGGGTCAAGGCCA cCAACAGCATGATCGACAGGAAGCCGCGCCTGCTCTTCCCCACCAACTCCAGCAGCCACCTGGTGGCCCTGCAGGGGCAGCCGCTGGTCCTGGAGTGCATCGCCGAGGGCTT CCCTACGCCCACCATCAAGTGGCTGCGCCCCAGTGGCCCCATGCCGGCAGACCGAGTCGCCTACCAGAACCACAACAAGACGCTGCAGCTGCTGAACGTGGCGGAGGAGGACGACGGCGAGTACCGGTGCCTGGCTGAGAACTCGCTGGGCAGCGACCGGCACACCTACTACGTCACTGTGGAGG ctGCCCCCTACTGGCTGCACAAGCCCCAGAGTCATCTGTACGGGCCTGGAGAGACTGCCCGCCTGGACTGCCAAGTGCAGGGGAGGCCCCAGCCCGAGGTCACCTGGAGAATCAACGGCATTCCTGTGGAGG AGCTGGCTAAGGACCAGAAGTACCGGATCCAGCGTGGGGCCTTGATCCTGAGCCACGTGCAGCCCAGCGACACGATGGTGACGCAGTGCGAGGCCCGCAACCGGCACGGGCTCCTGCTGGCCAACGCCCACATCCATGTCGTTC AGCTTCCTGCCAAGATCCTGACCCCAGACAACGAGACCTACATGGCAGTTGAGGGCGGCACCGCCCATCTTCTGTGCAAGGCCTTTGGAGCCCCTGTGCCCAGCGTCCAGTG GCTGGACACGGAAGGGAAGACCGTGCTGCGGGACGAACGTTTCTTCCCCTACACCAATGGGACCCTGGGCATCCGGGACCTCCAGGCCAACGACACTGGCCACTACTTCTGCCAGGCTGCCAATGACCAGAACAATGTGACCATTGTGGCTAACCTACAGGTCAAAG ATGCCACTCAGATCACGCAGGGGCCGCAGAGTGCGATCGAAAAGAAAGGCTCGAAAGTGACTTTCACGTGCCAGGCCTCCTTTGACCCCTCCTTGCAGCACAGCATCACTTGGCGAGGGGACGGTCGAAACCTTCAGGAGTCTGGGGACAGTGACAA GTACTTCATAGAGGAGGGGCGTCTGGTCATCCACAGCCTGGACTACAGTGACCAGGGCAACTACAGCTGCGTGGCCGGCACCGAACTGGACATGGTGGAGAGCCGGGCCCAGCTCCTGGTGGTGG GGAGCCCCGGGCCGGTACCCCAGCTGGAGCTATCCGACCGCCACCTGCTGGAGCAGAGCCAGGTGCGCCTATCTTGGAGACCCGCCGAGGACCATAACGCCCCCATCGAGA AGTATGACATTGAATTTGAGGACAAGGAGATGGCGCCTCAGGAATGGTACAGTCTGGGCAAGGTGCCCGGGAACCAGACCTCCACTACTCTCAAGCTCTCGCCCTACGTGCGCTACTCCTTCCGAGTTACCGCCATCAACAAGTACGGGCCTGGAGAGCCCAGCCCGGCCTCCGAGACCGTGGTCACACCTGAGGCAG CCCCGGAGAAGAACCCTGTGGACGTGAAGGGGGAAGGGAACGAGACCAGCAACATGGTCATCACTTGGAAG CCCCTTAGATGGATGGACTGGAATGCCCCCCAGGTTCAGTACCGTGTCCAGTGGCGCCCTCAGGGGACACGGGGTGCCTGGCAGGAACAGATCGTGAGCGACCCCTTGCTGGTTGTGTCCAACACGTCCACCTTTGTGCCTTATGAGATCAAAGTCCAGGCTGTCAACAGCCAGGGCAAGGGCCCTGAGCCACAGATTACCATCGGCTACTCGGGGGAAGACT ACCCCCAGGCAAGCCCTGAGCTGGAAGGCGTCAAGATCCTCAACTCTAGCGCCGTGCTGGTCAGGTGGTGGCCGGTGGACCCCGCCCAGGTCAAGGGCCACCTCCGAGGATACAAT GTGACGTACTGGTGGGAAGGCAGTCAGAGGAAGCACAGCAGGAGGCATGGGCACAGCAGCCACGTGGTGGTGCCCGCCAACACCACCAGCGCCGTTCTGGGAGGCCTGCGGCCCTACAGCTCCTACCGCCTGGAGCTGCAGGCCTTCAACGGCCGGGGACTGGGGCCCGCCAGCGAGCTGGCCTTCAAGACGCCTGAGGGAG TGCCGGGCCACCCCGAGGCGCTGCATCTGGAGTGCCAGTCGGACACCAGCCTGCTGCTGCACTGGCAGCCGCCGCTCAGCCACAACGGCGTGCTCACCGGCTACGTGCTCTCCTACCGCCCTC TGGACGACGGGGACAAGGAGCAGCTGTCCTTTGACCTTCCGGACCCCGAGCTGCGGATGCACAACCTGACCAACCTCAGCCCGCACCTGCGGTACCGCTTCCGGCTGCAAGCCACCACCAaggagggccccggggaggccatcGTGCGGGAGGGAGGCACCATGGCCTTATCCG GGACCCCGGATTTCGGCAACATCTCGGCCATGGCCGGCGAGAATTACAGCGTGGTCTCCTGGGTCCCCAAGGAGGGCCAGTGCAACTTTGGGTTCCAGATCTGGTTCAAAGCCCTGGGGG ACGAGAAGACGAGCCCCCATCTGCCCCCGCAGTATGTCAGCTACAACCAGAGCTCCTACACACAGTGGGATCTGCAGCCCGACACCGACTACGAGATCCACCTGCTCAAGGAGAGGGTGCTCCTTAAGATGGCCGTGAAGACCAATGGCACCG gccGTGTGAGGCTCCCTCCCGCCGGCTTCGCCACTGAGGGCTGGTTCATCGGCTTCATCAGCGCCATCATCCTCCTGCTTCTTGTCTTGCTCATCCTCTGCTTTATCAAGCGCAGCAAAGGTGGCAAGTACTCTG TGAAGGACAAGGAGGACACCCAGGTGGACTCCGAGGCCCGGCCAATGAAGGACGAGACCTTCGGCGAGTATAG GTCCCTGGAGAG
- the L1CAM gene encoding neural cell adhesion molecule L1 isoform X1, translated as MAVSLRYLWPLLLFSPCLLIQIPDEYEGYRVMEPPVITEQSPRRLVVFPTDDISLKCEASGKPEVQFRWTRDGVHFKPKEEVGVTVHQAPHSGSFTITGNNSNFAQRFQGTYRCFASNKLGTAMSHEIQLMAEGAPKWPKETVKPVEVEEGESVVLPCHPPPSAEPLRIYWMNSKILHIKQDERVTMGQNGNLYFANVLTSDNHSDYICHAHFPGTRTIIQKEPIDLRVKATNSMIDRKPRLLFPTNSSSHLVALQGQPLVLECIAEGFPTPTIKWLRPSGPMPADRVAYQNHNKTLQLLNVAEEDDGEYRCLAENSLGSDRHTYYVTVEAAPYWLHKPQSHLYGPGETARLDCQVQGRPQPEVTWRINGIPVEELAKDQKYRIQRGALILSHVQPSDTMVTQCEARNRHGLLLANAHIHVVQLPAKILTPDNETYMAVEGGTAHLLCKAFGAPVPSVQWLDTEGKTVLRDERFFPYTNGTLGIRDLQANDTGHYFCQAANDQNNVTIVANLQVKDATQITQGPQSAIEKKGSKVTFTCQASFDPSLQHSITWRGDGRNLQESGDSDKYFIEEGRLVIHSLDYSDQGNYSCVAGTELDMVESRAQLLVVGSPGPVPQLELSDRHLLEQSQVRLSWRPAEDHNAPIEKYDIEFEDKEMAPQEWYSLGKVPGNQTSTTLKLSPYVRYSFRVTAINKYGPGEPSPASETVVTPEAAPEKNPVDVKGEGNETSNMVITWKPLRWMDWNAPQVQYRVQWRPQGTRGAWQEQIVSDPLLVVSNTSTFVPYEIKVQAVNSQGKGPEPQITIGYSGEDYPQASPELEGVKILNSSAVLVRWWPVDPAQVKGHLRGYNVTYWWEGSQRKHSRRHGHSSHVVVPANTTSAVLGGLRPYSSYRLELQAFNGRGLGPASELAFKTPEGVPGHPEALHLECQSDTSLLLHWQPPLSHNGVLTGYVLSYRPLDDGDKEQLSFDLPDPELRMHNLTNLSPHLRYRFRLQATTKEGPGEAIVREGGTMALSGTPDFGNISAMAGENYSVVSWVPKEGQCNFGFQIWFKALGDEKTSPHLPPQYVSYNQSSYTQWDLQPDTDYEIHLLKERVLLKMAVKTNGTGRVRLPPAGFATEGWFIGFISAIILLLLVLLILCFIKRSKGGKYSVKDKEDTQVDSEARPMKDETFGEYRSLESDNEEKAFGSSQPSLNGDIKPLGSDDSLADYGGSVDVQFNEDGSFIGQYSGKKEKEATGGNDSSGAASPINPAGALE; from the exons ATGGCCGTGTCGCTGCGGTACTTGTGGCCTCTGCTTCTGTTCAGCCCCTGCCTGCTCATCCAGATTCCCGACGAAT ATGAAGGATACCGGG TGATGGAACCACCTGTCATCACGGAACAGTCTCCACGGCGCCTGGTTGTCTTCCCTACAGATGACATCAGCCTCAAGTGTGAGGCCAGTGGCAAACCTGAAGTGCA GTTCCGCTGGACTCGGGACGGCGTCCACTTCAAACCCAAGGAGGAAGTGGGTGTGACCGTGCACCAGGCACCACACTCTGGCTCCTTCACCATCACGGGCAACAACAGCAACTTTGCCCAGAGGTTCCAGGGCACCTACCGCTGCTTTGCCAGCAATAAACTGGGCACGGCCATGTCCCATGAGATCCAGCTCATGGCCGAGG GTGCCCCCAAGTGGCCGAAAGAGACGGTGAAGCCCGtagaggtggaggagggggagtCGGTGGTCCTGCCTTGCCACCCTCCGCCCAGCGCCGAGCCGCTCCGGATCTACTGGATGAACAGCA AGATCTTGCACATCAAGCAGGATGAGCGGGTGACAATGGGCCAGAACGGCAATCTCTACTTCGCCAACGTCCTCACCTCGGACAACCACTCAGACTACATCTGCCACGCCCACTTCCCTGGCACCCGGACTATCATCCAGAAGGAACCCATTGACCTCCGGGTCAAGGCCA cCAACAGCATGATCGACAGGAAGCCGCGCCTGCTCTTCCCCACCAACTCCAGCAGCCACCTGGTGGCCCTGCAGGGGCAGCCGCTGGTCCTGGAGTGCATCGCCGAGGGCTT CCCTACGCCCACCATCAAGTGGCTGCGCCCCAGTGGCCCCATGCCGGCAGACCGAGTCGCCTACCAGAACCACAACAAGACGCTGCAGCTGCTGAACGTGGCGGAGGAGGACGACGGCGAGTACCGGTGCCTGGCTGAGAACTCGCTGGGCAGCGACCGGCACACCTACTACGTCACTGTGGAGG ctGCCCCCTACTGGCTGCACAAGCCCCAGAGTCATCTGTACGGGCCTGGAGAGACTGCCCGCCTGGACTGCCAAGTGCAGGGGAGGCCCCAGCCCGAGGTCACCTGGAGAATCAACGGCATTCCTGTGGAGG AGCTGGCTAAGGACCAGAAGTACCGGATCCAGCGTGGGGCCTTGATCCTGAGCCACGTGCAGCCCAGCGACACGATGGTGACGCAGTGCGAGGCCCGCAACCGGCACGGGCTCCTGCTGGCCAACGCCCACATCCATGTCGTTC AGCTTCCTGCCAAGATCCTGACCCCAGACAACGAGACCTACATGGCAGTTGAGGGCGGCACCGCCCATCTTCTGTGCAAGGCCTTTGGAGCCCCTGTGCCCAGCGTCCAGTG GCTGGACACGGAAGGGAAGACCGTGCTGCGGGACGAACGTTTCTTCCCCTACACCAATGGGACCCTGGGCATCCGGGACCTCCAGGCCAACGACACTGGCCACTACTTCTGCCAGGCTGCCAATGACCAGAACAATGTGACCATTGTGGCTAACCTACAGGTCAAAG ATGCCACTCAGATCACGCAGGGGCCGCAGAGTGCGATCGAAAAGAAAGGCTCGAAAGTGACTTTCACGTGCCAGGCCTCCTTTGACCCCTCCTTGCAGCACAGCATCACTTGGCGAGGGGACGGTCGAAACCTTCAGGAGTCTGGGGACAGTGACAA GTACTTCATAGAGGAGGGGCGTCTGGTCATCCACAGCCTGGACTACAGTGACCAGGGCAACTACAGCTGCGTGGCCGGCACCGAACTGGACATGGTGGAGAGCCGGGCCCAGCTCCTGGTGGTGG GGAGCCCCGGGCCGGTACCCCAGCTGGAGCTATCCGACCGCCACCTGCTGGAGCAGAGCCAGGTGCGCCTATCTTGGAGACCCGCCGAGGACCATAACGCCCCCATCGAGA AGTATGACATTGAATTTGAGGACAAGGAGATGGCGCCTCAGGAATGGTACAGTCTGGGCAAGGTGCCCGGGAACCAGACCTCCACTACTCTCAAGCTCTCGCCCTACGTGCGCTACTCCTTCCGAGTTACCGCCATCAACAAGTACGGGCCTGGAGAGCCCAGCCCGGCCTCCGAGACCGTGGTCACACCTGAGGCAG CCCCGGAGAAGAACCCTGTGGACGTGAAGGGGGAAGGGAACGAGACCAGCAACATGGTCATCACTTGGAAG CCCCTTAGATGGATGGACTGGAATGCCCCCCAGGTTCAGTACCGTGTCCAGTGGCGCCCTCAGGGGACACGGGGTGCCTGGCAGGAACAGATCGTGAGCGACCCCTTGCTGGTTGTGTCCAACACGTCCACCTTTGTGCCTTATGAGATCAAAGTCCAGGCTGTCAACAGCCAGGGCAAGGGCCCTGAGCCACAGATTACCATCGGCTACTCGGGGGAAGACT ACCCCCAGGCAAGCCCTGAGCTGGAAGGCGTCAAGATCCTCAACTCTAGCGCCGTGCTGGTCAGGTGGTGGCCGGTGGACCCCGCCCAGGTCAAGGGCCACCTCCGAGGATACAAT GTGACGTACTGGTGGGAAGGCAGTCAGAGGAAGCACAGCAGGAGGCATGGGCACAGCAGCCACGTGGTGGTGCCCGCCAACACCACCAGCGCCGTTCTGGGAGGCCTGCGGCCCTACAGCTCCTACCGCCTGGAGCTGCAGGCCTTCAACGGCCGGGGACTGGGGCCCGCCAGCGAGCTGGCCTTCAAGACGCCTGAGGGAG TGCCGGGCCACCCCGAGGCGCTGCATCTGGAGTGCCAGTCGGACACCAGCCTGCTGCTGCACTGGCAGCCGCCGCTCAGCCACAACGGCGTGCTCACCGGCTACGTGCTCTCCTACCGCCCTC TGGACGACGGGGACAAGGAGCAGCTGTCCTTTGACCTTCCGGACCCCGAGCTGCGGATGCACAACCTGACCAACCTCAGCCCGCACCTGCGGTACCGCTTCCGGCTGCAAGCCACCACCAaggagggccccggggaggccatcGTGCGGGAGGGAGGCACCATGGCCTTATCCG GGACCCCGGATTTCGGCAACATCTCGGCCATGGCCGGCGAGAATTACAGCGTGGTCTCCTGGGTCCCCAAGGAGGGCCAGTGCAACTTTGGGTTCCAGATCTGGTTCAAAGCCCTGGGGG ACGAGAAGACGAGCCCCCATCTGCCCCCGCAGTATGTCAGCTACAACCAGAGCTCCTACACACAGTGGGATCTGCAGCCCGACACCGACTACGAGATCCACCTGCTCAAGGAGAGGGTGCTCCTTAAGATGGCCGTGAAGACCAATGGCACCG gccGTGTGAGGCTCCCTCCCGCCGGCTTCGCCACTGAGGGCTGGTTCATCGGCTTCATCAGCGCCATCATCCTCCTGCTTCTTGTCTTGCTCATCCTCTGCTTTATCAAGCGCAGCAAAGGTGGCAAGTACTCTG TGAAGGACAAGGAGGACACCCAGGTGGACTCCGAGGCCCGGCCAATGAAGGACGAGACCTTCGGCGAGTATAG GTCCCTGGAGAG